The proteins below come from a single Corynebacterium glyciniphilum AJ 3170 genomic window:
- the ctaE gene encoding aa3-type cytochrome oxidase subunit III, which produces MTSAVGNQSMAAPQRAVTLNRPNMVSVGTIVFLSQELMFFAGLFAMYFVSKANSNGNWPSEPTELNVPFALAITVILVSSSFTAQWGVFAAERGDVFGLRKWYALTIVLGAIFLAGQTYEYIHLVQHGTTISSSVYGSVFFITTGFHGAHVLAGVLAFVVVILRTVKSKFTPAQATAAVVVSYYWHFVDVVWIGLWITIYFIQ; this is translated from the coding sequence GTGACGAGCGCAGTTGGAAACCAAAGCATGGCAGCACCACAGCGTGCCGTGACGCTGAACCGACCCAATATGGTCAGCGTCGGCACGATTGTGTTCCTGTCTCAGGAATTGATGTTCTTCGCGGGCCTGTTCGCGATGTACTTCGTCTCGAAGGCGAACTCGAACGGAAACTGGCCCTCCGAGCCGACCGAGCTGAACGTGCCGTTCGCTCTGGCGATCACCGTGATTCTGGTGTCATCGTCGTTCACCGCCCAGTGGGGTGTGTTCGCCGCGGAGCGTGGCGACGTGTTCGGTCTGCGGAAGTGGTATGCACTCACCATCGTCCTCGGCGCGATCTTCCTCGCCGGCCAGACGTACGAGTACATCCACCTCGTGCAGCACGGCACCACGATCTCAAGCAGCGTCTACGGGTCGGTGTTCTTCATCACCACCGGCTTCCACGGCGCACACGTCCTTGCCGGCGTGCTTGCCTTCGTCGTGGTGATTCTTCGCACGGTGAAGTCGAAGTTCACCCCGGCCCAGGCCACCGCCGCCGTCGTCGTGTCTTATTACTGGCACTTCGTCGACGTCGTGTGGATCGGACTGTGGATCACCATTTACTTCATCCAGTAG
- the trpD gene encoding anthranilate phosphoribosyltransferase, with product MSLTTPDHITPLGSDRLPESYFTWPGVLDRIGRHEELSESQITWAVSRIMEGGATDAQLAAFAFGLRVKGITAAELSAAASAMRAYATPVDFSDIPDAVDIVGTGGDGHHTVNISTMASFVVAATGVPVVKHGNRAASSRCGGADVLEVLGLDIDRSPETIHKDALKTGFAFMFAKTYHPAMRFAGPVRSELAVPTLFNLLGPMTNPAGPKFGLIGCAFRDMMPIMGGAFAHQGVRALIVRGLDGMDEISVCAPTEVVTVDEKGRTGEFTINPRTYGLDVYDDDALKGGDPQYNADIARRLMAGEITGAVKDAVLINAAAALTAVHGWEGNDLKSALTTQLAVAREALESGAAQQKMNDIINL from the coding sequence CTGAGTCTGACCACCCCGGACCACATCACGCCGCTGGGCTCCGACCGACTACCGGAAAGCTATTTCACCTGGCCGGGAGTACTCGACCGTATCGGTCGGCACGAGGAGCTCAGCGAGTCTCAGATCACCTGGGCAGTCAGCCGCATCATGGAGGGCGGCGCAACCGACGCGCAGCTCGCCGCCTTCGCATTCGGGCTCCGTGTCAAAGGGATCACGGCTGCCGAACTCTCTGCGGCCGCATCAGCGATGCGCGCCTATGCCACTCCCGTGGATTTCAGCGACATCCCCGATGCCGTCGACATCGTCGGCACCGGCGGCGACGGCCATCACACCGTGAACATCTCCACCATGGCCTCTTTCGTCGTCGCGGCGACCGGAGTACCGGTGGTGAAACACGGCAACCGTGCGGCGTCGTCGAGATGCGGCGGCGCTGATGTCCTGGAGGTACTCGGACTCGACATCGACCGCTCCCCCGAGACGATCCATAAGGACGCCCTGAAGACCGGGTTCGCCTTCATGTTCGCCAAGACCTACCACCCCGCGATGCGCTTCGCCGGCCCGGTGCGCTCTGAACTGGCCGTCCCTACACTCTTCAATCTGCTCGGCCCGATGACGAACCCCGCAGGACCGAAGTTCGGCCTCATCGGATGTGCCTTCCGCGACATGATGCCCATCATGGGTGGGGCATTCGCCCATCAGGGCGTGCGGGCGCTGATCGTGCGGGGGCTCGACGGCATGGACGAGATCAGTGTCTGTGCCCCGACAGAAGTTGTTACGGTCGATGAAAAGGGACGGACCGGCGAGTTCACCATCAACCCACGTACTTACGGTCTCGACGTCTACGACGACGATGCTCTCAAAGGCGGGGACCCCCAGTACAACGCGGACATCGCCAGACGTCTCATGGCCGGCGAAATCACCGGGGCAGTCAAGGATGCCGTCCTGATTAACGCGGCCGCAGCCCTGACTGCCGTACATGGCTGGGAGGGGAATGACCTGAAGTCGGCGCTCACCACCCAACTCGCCGTGGCACGCGAAGCCCTCGAATCCGGTGCCGCCCAGCAGAAGATGAACGACATCATCAACCTGTAA
- the ctaF gene encoding aa3-type cytochrome oxidase subunit IV — MRQTAKLMYGLALFLTVMTVVYFYATSQLNDGANQQGIEWAGGTGLVLATLLTLFLGVYFHLTNSKADIEPKDWEEAEIEDGAGVLGFFSPHSGWPFIMAMAIVIMGYGIAFFLIWVILLGAAMLIWATTMLNLQYGLPPEKE; from the coding sequence ATGCGGCAGACAGCCAAGTTGATGTACGGACTCGCACTGTTCCTCACAGTGATGACGGTCGTGTACTTCTACGCGACGTCGCAGCTCAATGACGGTGCGAATCAGCAGGGTATTGAGTGGGCAGGTGGCACCGGGCTTGTCCTGGCGACGCTGCTGACCCTTTTCCTCGGCGTGTACTTCCACCTCACCAATTCCAAGGCAGACATCGAGCCGAAGGACTGGGAAGAAGCCGAGATCGAGGACGGGGCGGGAGTGCTCGGATTCTTCTCACCTCACTCCGGGTGGCCGTTCATCATGGCCATGGCCATCGTGATTATGGGGTACGGCATCGCCTTCTTCCTGATCTGGGTGATCCTGCTGGGCGCTGCGATGCTCATCTGGGCCACCACGATGCTCAACCTGCAGTACGGTCTTCCGCCCGAGAAGGAGTAG
- the ctaC gene encoding aa3-type cytochrome oxidase subunit II, translating into MEQRKVHGRGRKLGLAGVLGLGSLALVGCDVAPPDNGFFHALRMGWPDGITPESQSMGNFWVWTWVVAWVIGIIMWALMFVVIFRDSDKRAAKKGKPEFPRQTAYNVPLELTLTVIPVLIVMGLFFFTVQTQDKVTALDKDPQVSVDVTAYQWNWKFGYGNVSGDLTEDGQEYVGEDAERAEAAEANAAVPQDDRDEHGKSVGPIHGKSKEDFTYLNYDQIETLGTSEEVPVLVLPTNTPIEFNLASSDVIHSFWVPEFLFKRDVFPHPEANQSERRFQIEGIDSEGAFVGRCAEMCGTYHAMMNFEVRAVSPENFAAYIAYREANPEATNSQALAEIGEDPYATSTQPFLPGRDSTRGVEGDNYIDRSA; encoded by the coding sequence GTGGAACAGCGAAAAGTTCACGGAAGAGGTCGCAAGCTCGGCCTCGCCGGAGTGCTGGGACTTGGCTCCCTTGCCCTGGTCGGCTGCGATGTCGCACCCCCCGACAACGGATTCTTCCATGCCCTGCGCATGGGTTGGCCCGACGGAATCACCCCGGAGTCCCAGTCCATGGGCAACTTCTGGGTGTGGACCTGGGTCGTCGCATGGGTCATCGGCATCATTATGTGGGCCCTCATGTTCGTGGTGATCTTCCGCGACAGCGACAAGCGGGCCGCCAAGAAGGGTAAGCCGGAGTTCCCCCGGCAGACCGCGTACAACGTTCCACTCGAGTTGACGCTGACCGTGATCCCCGTTCTGATCGTCATGGGACTGTTCTTCTTCACGGTGCAGACCCAGGACAAGGTCACTGCACTCGACAAGGACCCGCAGGTCAGTGTCGACGTCACCGCCTACCAGTGGAACTGGAAGTTCGGCTACGGCAATGTCAGTGGCGATCTCACCGAGGACGGTCAGGAATACGTCGGCGAGGATGCGGAGCGGGCCGAGGCTGCAGAGGCGAACGCCGCTGTGCCGCAGGATGACCGTGACGAGCACGGCAAGTCCGTCGGCCCGATCCACGGTAAGTCGAAGGAAGACTTCACGTACCTGAACTACGATCAGATCGAGACTCTCGGTACCTCCGAGGAGGTCCCGGTGCTCGTTCTGCCGACGAACACGCCGATCGAGTTCAATCTGGCTTCCTCTGACGTGATCCACTCGTTCTGGGTTCCGGAGTTCCTTTTCAAGCGCGACGTGTTCCCGCACCCTGAGGCGAACCAGTCCGAGCGGCGGTTCCAGATCGAAGGCATCGACAGCGAAGGCGCCTTCGTCGGTCGGTGTGCTGAGATGTGCGGCACTTACCATGCGATGATGAACTTCGAGGTCCGTGCCGTGAGCCCGGAGAACTTCGCCGCTTACATCGCTTACCGTGAGGCCAACCCGGAGGCCACCAATTCTCAGGCGTTGGCGGAGATCGGCGAGGATCCCTACGCCACCTCGACTCAGCCTTTCCTTCCCGGCCGTGATTCCACCCGGGGAGTCGAGGGCGACAACTACATCGACCGTTCCGCCTAA
- the asnB gene encoding asparagine synthase (glutamine-hydrolyzing): protein MCGLLGILTAQGDAPRFVDTTARALPCMRHRGPDEDGTWNDDDVVFGFNRLSIIDLEHSHQPLQWGPPEQPNRYSMTFNGEIYNYVELREELQAEGYDFATSGDSETIVVGFHHWGTEVVNHLRGMFAFAVWDSVDRTMFLARDPFGIKPLFYATTSTGTVFSSEKKSVLAMADDIGLDLSLDGRAVVHYTDLQYVPEPETLHAGVRRLESGCHATLRPGGPVRAVRYFEPTFPVTPVPSGQEHALFTRIADALQDSVAKHMRADVTVGSFLSGGIDSTAIASLAKQHNPDLVTFTTGFEREGYSEVDVAAESAAAIGVEHVVKVVSPEEFAAAVPKIIWYLDDPVADPALVPLYFVAAEARKHVKVVLSGEGADELFGGYTIYKEPLSLAPFDKVPSPIKKVLRTLGDALPDGMRGKSLLQRGTTPMEERYYGNARSFNYEQLERVLRIARPEWDHREVTAPIYAKSEDMDPVARMQHLDMFTWLRGDILVKADKITMANSLELRVPFLDRVVFDVARTIPHELKVGNGTTKYALRRALELIVPEHVINRKKLGFPVPLRHWLAGDELYDWAKKNIEDSATDHIFDKAQVLAMLEEHRVSMNTGSGPDHSRRLWTVIAFMIWHGIFVEDRIHPDIDERDYPVHL, encoded by the coding sequence ATGTGTGGACTTCTTGGAATTCTGACGGCACAGGGTGACGCCCCCCGTTTCGTGGACACGACCGCCCGGGCACTCCCCTGCATGCGGCACCGCGGTCCCGACGAAGACGGCACCTGGAACGATGATGACGTGGTCTTCGGCTTCAACCGACTGTCGATCATCGACCTCGAGCACTCGCACCAGCCTCTCCAGTGGGGCCCACCCGAGCAGCCGAACCGCTACTCGATGACGTTCAACGGCGAGATCTACAACTATGTAGAACTCCGGGAGGAGCTCCAGGCCGAAGGCTACGACTTCGCCACATCCGGAGACTCCGAGACAATCGTGGTCGGTTTCCACCACTGGGGCACAGAGGTGGTCAACCACCTGCGCGGAATGTTCGCTTTCGCGGTGTGGGATTCTGTCGACCGGACAATGTTCCTCGCCCGCGACCCCTTCGGCATCAAGCCGCTGTTCTATGCCACGACAAGTACCGGCACCGTTTTCAGCAGTGAGAAGAAGTCCGTCCTGGCGATGGCCGATGACATCGGTCTCGATCTCAGCCTTGACGGCCGCGCCGTTGTCCACTACACGGATCTGCAGTATGTCCCGGAACCGGAGACCCTGCACGCCGGCGTCCGGCGACTGGAGTCCGGATGCCACGCCACCCTCCGCCCCGGAGGACCAGTCAGGGCCGTGCGGTACTTCGAGCCGACGTTCCCTGTCACTCCTGTTCCGTCGGGACAGGAGCACGCGCTTTTCACCCGGATCGCTGACGCCCTGCAGGACTCTGTCGCCAAGCACATGCGCGCCGATGTCACCGTCGGTTCCTTCCTCTCCGGGGGCATCGACTCCACCGCCATCGCCTCCCTGGCTAAACAGCACAACCCGGACCTCGTGACCTTCACCACTGGTTTCGAGAGGGAGGGCTACTCAGAGGTTGACGTCGCGGCGGAATCCGCAGCGGCGATCGGCGTCGAGCACGTGGTCAAGGTCGTCTCCCCCGAAGAGTTCGCGGCCGCCGTCCCGAAGATCATCTGGTACCTCGACGACCCGGTCGCCGATCCAGCTCTGGTCCCCCTGTACTTCGTCGCCGCCGAGGCACGTAAACACGTCAAGGTCGTCCTGTCCGGCGAAGGCGCGGATGAGCTGTTCGGCGGGTACACGATCTACAAGGAGCCCCTGTCCCTGGCGCCGTTCGACAAGGTCCCCTCCCCGATCAAGAAGGTCCTCCGTACACTGGGCGATGCCTTGCCCGACGGTATGCGTGGCAAGTCACTCCTCCAACGCGGAACTACCCCGATGGAGGAGCGGTACTATGGCAACGCCCGGTCGTTTAACTATGAGCAGCTCGAGCGCGTACTCCGCATCGCTCGCCCCGAGTGGGACCACCGCGAGGTAACCGCACCGATCTACGCGAAATCCGAGGACATGGACCCGGTGGCGCGGATGCAGCATCTTGACATGTTCACCTGGCTACGCGGAGACATCCTGGTCAAGGCGGATAAAATCACGATGGCCAACTCGTTGGAGTTGCGTGTCCCGTTCCTCGACCGTGTCGTCTTCGATGTCGCACGTACCATCCCTCACGAGCTCAAGGTCGGTAACGGGACCACGAAGTATGCCCTGCGGCGTGCTCTGGAGCTCATCGTCCCCGAGCATGTCATCAACCGGAAGAAGCTCGGGTTCCCTGTCCCCCTCCGGCACTGGCTCGCCGGTGACGAACTCTATGACTGGGCGAAGAAGAACATCGAGGACTCCGCCACCGATCACATCTTCGACAAGGCCCAGGTGCTGGCCATGTTGGAGGAGCACCGTGTCTCGATGAACACCGGCTCCGGCCCCGACCACTCCCGACGCCTGTGGACCGTGATCGCCTTCATGATCTGGCACGGCATCTTTGTCGAAGACCGTATCCACCCGGACATCGATGAACGGGACTACCCCGTGCATCTCTGA
- a CDS encoding HesB/IscA family protein: MTAPEKTAEKSTGVELTSAAAGKAAGLLAQEGRDDLALRIAVQPGGCAGLRYQLFFDDRTLDGDLIDDVEGVRLVVDKMSAPYLTGAKIDFSDTIESQGFTIDNPNAGGSCACGDSFS; this comes from the coding sequence ATGACTGCTCCCGAAAAGACCGCTGAGAAGTCCACCGGCGTCGAACTGACCAGTGCTGCTGCAGGTAAGGCCGCCGGTCTGCTCGCGCAGGAGGGTCGCGACGATCTGGCTCTGCGCATCGCCGTTCAGCCGGGTGGTTGCGCTGGCCTGCGTTACCAGCTCTTTTTCGATGACCGCACCCTGGACGGTGACCTTATCGATGACGTCGAGGGCGTCCGTCTGGTCGTAGACAAAATGTCCGCTCCGTACCTGACGGGAGCGAAGATCGACTTCTCCGACACGATCGAGTCCCAGGGGTTCACCATCGACAACCCGAATGCAGGCGGCTCCTGCGCCTGCGGCGACTCCTTCAGCTGA
- a CDS encoding DUF3043 domain-containing protein, producing MKLPWKKDDDSDVADGDVTSAGNSLADEDAAPTPKGYTPKKGRPTPKRNEVERSTGVRRVHFDAPMTPKEARQRKKDFKNSMSKEEFKEAKRKQREEAAESRRKANERMMAGDPDYLLARDQGKEKLLVRNYVDSHRYLMNYFLPIALVVVVVMILGTRMPLIANYISLFMLVVIVILVIEGLFLARKVNRLVNDRFRDNTFGKWAIGFYAFTRATMIRKMRTPAPQVNIGDAV from the coding sequence GTGAAACTCCCGTGGAAGAAAGATGATGACAGTGATGTCGCCGACGGCGACGTCACCTCGGCAGGCAACTCCCTCGCCGACGAGGACGCCGCGCCGACGCCGAAGGGCTACACGCCCAAGAAGGGGCGCCCGACACCGAAGCGTAACGAGGTCGAACGTTCCACCGGCGTCCGGCGGGTCCATTTCGATGCTCCGATGACTCCGAAAGAGGCTCGTCAGCGCAAGAAGGACTTCAAGAACTCCATGTCGAAGGAGGAGTTCAAGGAAGCTAAGCGCAAGCAGCGTGAGGAGGCGGCGGAGTCGCGCCGCAAGGCCAATGAGCGGATGATGGCCGGCGACCCTGATTACCTTCTCGCCAGGGACCAGGGCAAGGAAAAACTCCTCGTCCGCAACTACGTGGACTCCCATCGTTACCTGATGAACTACTTCCTGCCTATCGCGCTGGTCGTTGTCGTCGTCATGATCCTCGGCACCCGTATGCCGCTGATCGCCAATTACATCAGTCTGTTCATGCTGGTGGTCATCGTTATCCTGGTGATCGAGGGCCTGTTCCTTGCCCGGAAGGTCAATCGGCTCGTCAACGACCGCTTCCGTGACAACACCTTCGGGAAGTGGGCCATCGGCTTCTACGCGTTCACCCGCGCCACGATGATCCGCAAGATGCGAACGCCCGCGCCCCAGGTGAATATCGGCGACGCGGTCTGA
- a CDS encoding nicotinate-nucleotide--dimethylbenzimidazole phosphoribosyltransferase, with product MSEQPLLQQLGVWADRTGYAGIRESDEATGPRPELLLAAGDHAVAAPSSGLESPVSTLPWGHARAETDRIEGGESPLCSLAAQQGVEVSVTGPPASSSGADGKGRMPSQWVDAGRELADARADAAVPLIITGTVGTGATTTAAALIGVLCNVEPVKVVGRGGGPVPVSDEKWKHKTVAIRDLMFQARQHRRRPVDAAAVHDILDILGTPDTAFMAGLLAQSATRRTPVILDGVTGLAAGLLADALTPGAARWWLLPDASSEPGATVAGRRLSLSPVFGRPLGAPAAAAGLMVLPLLDAAVSLGQL from the coding sequence ATGTCAGAACAGCCGCTTCTCCAGCAGCTCGGCGTCTGGGCCGACCGCACCGGGTACGCCGGGATCCGGGAGAGCGACGAGGCTACCGGTCCGCGGCCGGAACTCCTGCTGGCTGCGGGGGACCACGCCGTCGCTGCACCGTCCTCAGGCCTGGAGAGCCCTGTTTCCACACTGCCCTGGGGCCACGCACGGGCGGAAACTGACCGTATCGAGGGCGGAGAATCCCCGCTCTGCTCGCTGGCGGCCCAGCAGGGGGTCGAGGTCTCCGTCACCGGTCCCCCCGCCTCATCCTCCGGCGCGGACGGGAAGGGGCGCATGCCGTCACAGTGGGTGGATGCGGGACGCGAGCTTGCAGATGCACGTGCGGATGCTGCAGTTCCCCTGATTATCACCGGCACCGTCGGGACAGGAGCGACGACGACTGCCGCCGCGCTGATCGGCGTGCTGTGCAATGTCGAGCCGGTGAAAGTCGTCGGCCGCGGCGGAGGTCCGGTGCCGGTCAGTGACGAGAAATGGAAGCACAAGACGGTCGCCATCCGTGATCTGATGTTCCAGGCACGCCAGCACCGTCGGCGTCCTGTCGATGCGGCGGCGGTGCACGACATCCTCGATATTCTCGGCACGCCTGACACGGCCTTCATGGCGGGACTGCTGGCTCAGTCAGCCACTCGCCGCACACCGGTCATCCTTGACGGCGTCACCGGACTCGCCGCGGGTCTTCTCGCAGACGCCCTCACGCCGGGAGCGGCCAGATGGTGGCTGTTGCCCGACGCCTCATCGGAGCCCGGTGCCACAGTCGCCGGGCGCCGACTGTCGCTCTCCCCTGTGTTCGGCCGTCCCCTGGGCGCACCCGCCGCTGCCGCGGGCCTTATGGTTCTCCCGCTCCTGGACGCGGCCGTGTCTCTGGGGCAGCTGTAG
- a CDS encoding branched-chain amino acid aminotransferase, which yields MSDSAPANSTSDTFSRTLTENPTPPERIADVLANPGFGRHFTDHMVVIDWTEDAGWHDARLVPYAPIAMDPATSVLHYGQAIFEGLKAYRQPDGSIATFRPDKNAERIRSSARRIAMPEIPEELFLASLSELVDVDKDWVPASGGEEALYLRPFIISTEVGLGVHPSVSYSYYVIASPAGAYFKGGVTPVSVWLSTEYVRAAPGGTGAAKFAGNYASSLAAQSYAEKQGCDQVVWLDAANHTNIEEMGGMNLAFILGGQGEEPAELVTPELSGSLLPGVTRDSLLQLAADEGLKVTERRFTVDEWRATAASGEMTEAFACGTAAVITPVGTVKDRTGEFQINGGNPGEITMRLRERLTGIQRGTGEDTHSWNHTLVQA from the coding sequence ATGTCTGATTCCGCGCCCGCCAACTCCACGTCCGACACCTTCTCCCGTACGCTGACGGAGAATCCCACTCCGCCCGAGAGGATCGCTGACGTACTCGCGAATCCCGGGTTCGGCCGGCACTTCACCGACCACATGGTGGTCATCGACTGGACTGAGGACGCCGGATGGCACGATGCACGGCTCGTTCCCTACGCACCGATCGCCATGGATCCGGCGACCTCGGTGCTTCACTACGGTCAGGCCATCTTCGAGGGGCTCAAGGCGTACCGCCAGCCGGACGGGTCGATCGCCACCTTCCGTCCGGACAAGAACGCTGAGCGAATCCGGTCTTCCGCTCGCCGTATCGCGATGCCGGAGATCCCGGAGGAGCTTTTCCTCGCATCACTGAGTGAGCTCGTTGATGTGGACAAGGACTGGGTTCCTGCCTCCGGTGGCGAGGAAGCGCTCTACCTGCGTCCTTTCATCATCTCCACCGAGGTCGGTCTGGGGGTGCACCCGTCCGTGAGCTACAGCTACTACGTCATCGCGTCTCCGGCGGGCGCGTACTTCAAGGGCGGGGTCACTCCCGTCAGCGTCTGGCTGTCTACTGAGTATGTCCGCGCGGCACCCGGCGGCACCGGCGCGGCGAAGTTCGCCGGGAACTACGCGTCGTCTCTCGCTGCCCAGTCCTACGCGGAGAAGCAGGGGTGTGACCAGGTCGTGTGGCTGGATGCGGCGAATCACACCAATATCGAGGAGATGGGCGGGATGAATCTCGCCTTCATCCTCGGTGGACAGGGCGAAGAGCCGGCGGAACTGGTGACCCCCGAACTCTCCGGTTCTCTGCTGCCCGGTGTCACCCGGGATTCGCTGCTGCAGCTCGCCGCCGACGAAGGCCTGAAGGTCACGGAACGCCGGTTCACAGTGGATGAATGGCGGGCGACCGCGGCCTCCGGGGAGATGACTGAGGCTTTCGCCTGCGGCACCGCCGCCGTGATCACTCCGGTGGGCACGGTGAAGGACCGGACGGGCGAGTTCCAGATCAACGGCGGAAACCCCGGGGAGATCACCATGCGTCTACGCGAGCGGTTGACCGGAATCCAGCGCGGCACCGGGGAGGACACCCACTCCTGGAATCACACGCTGGTTCAGGCGTAA
- a CDS encoding leucyl aminopeptidase — MTSTGLPQGTMPPLELLMDASAVADADVDILVIPSFSGDNGIELSLGSAPGSPFDRETQVSIWKSLVDIGARGRAGETHLLPAVPGIAATRLLAVGLGDADALTDEGLRTAAGTASRTLDRLSPSIGDGSVAALSLLGTLGVGPATEGHGLGSYMYTGAKSQDAQAARISRLIIAPPTAPRAAESAATDFSRACVVIEAVTCARDLVNAPANILYPDSYARIISDLGSQAGLTVEVLDEHQLAEQGFGALVGVGQGSPRPPRLVRVSYRPDHPEATAIGALPHVALVGKGVTFDTGGISLKPSPNMGTMISDMGGSAAVVAAVIAASELDLSVSVTATVPLAENMPDGTAVRPGDVLRHYGGLTTEVLNTDAEGRLILGDAIARACEDRPDYLVETATLTGAQVRSLGDRTPAVMGTPGFRDRVSALSREVGEGAWPMPLPSEIASDIRSDVADLRNIPSKSWGGMAAAGHYLAAFIPEGLPWVHLDVAGPAYNTTAPYGYTPRRATGVPVRTIIAVLEDIAGEAEGASSTAAE; from the coding sequence ATGACATCCACAGGTCTGCCCCAGGGCACCATGCCTCCGTTGGAACTTCTCATGGACGCCTCGGCGGTCGCCGACGCCGACGTGGACATCCTGGTGATCCCGTCATTCTCCGGGGACAACGGAATCGAATTGTCCCTGGGGTCGGCCCCCGGCTCCCCCTTCGACAGGGAAACACAGGTATCCATCTGGAAGTCCCTGGTCGACATCGGTGCGCGCGGGCGGGCGGGTGAAACTCACCTGCTTCCCGCCGTCCCCGGAATCGCGGCGACCCGCCTACTGGCAGTCGGACTCGGGGACGCGGACGCCCTGACGGACGAGGGGCTACGAACGGCCGCGGGCACGGCCTCCCGAACTCTCGACCGCCTGTCCCCGTCCATCGGGGACGGGAGCGTGGCAGCACTCAGCCTCCTGGGAACCCTGGGTGTCGGTCCCGCGACCGAAGGACATGGCCTGGGCAGCTACATGTACACCGGGGCAAAATCCCAGGACGCGCAGGCAGCCCGCATCAGCCGTCTGATCATCGCCCCTCCGACTGCCCCCCGCGCCGCCGAGTCCGCCGCGACGGACTTCTCCCGAGCGTGTGTCGTCATCGAAGCTGTGACCTGCGCCCGCGATCTGGTAAACGCCCCTGCGAACATCCTCTACCCGGATAGTTACGCACGCATCATCTCAGACCTGGGTTCCCAGGCCGGGCTTACGGTGGAGGTCCTGGATGAGCATCAGCTCGCCGAACAGGGGTTCGGGGCCCTCGTGGGCGTGGGCCAGGGGTCCCCCCGCCCGCCCCGCCTGGTCCGTGTGTCCTATCGACCTGACCACCCCGAGGCCACGGCCATAGGGGCACTGCCACACGTCGCCCTGGTCGGCAAAGGTGTCACTTTCGATACCGGTGGTATCTCACTGAAACCCTCACCCAACATGGGCACCATGATCTCGGACATGGGCGGTTCCGCAGCCGTCGTCGCAGCGGTGATTGCAGCGTCGGAGCTCGACCTGTCCGTATCCGTGACCGCGACGGTACCGCTGGCTGAGAACATGCCCGACGGTACCGCTGTACGACCCGGGGACGTTCTGCGCCATTACGGCGGACTGACCACAGAAGTCCTCAACACCGACGCCGAGGGCAGGTTGATTCTCGGAGACGCCATCGCCCGGGCCTGTGAGGATCGCCCCGACTACCTCGTGGAGACGGCCACGTTGACAGGTGCCCAGGTACGTTCGCTCGGAGACCGGACACCCGCCGTCATGGGCACTCCCGGTTTCCGCGACCGGGTTTCCGCCCTTTCCCGTGAGGTGGGCGAAGGAGCGTGGCCCATGCCCCTACCGTCAGAGATCGCCTCCGACATCCGGTCCGATGTAGCCGACCTGCGCAACATCCCCAGCAAAAGCTGGGGAGGCATGGCTGCCGCAGGGCACTATCTCGCCGCCTTCATCCCGGAGGGGCTGCCCTGGGTCCACCTGGACGTCGCAGGCCCCGCGTACAACACCACGGCACCGTACGGCTACACCCCGCGACGCGCGACGGGAGTGCCTGTCCGCACGATTATCGCCGTCTTGGAGGACATTGCCGGCGAAGCCGAGGGTGCCTCCTCCACGGCCGCGGAGTAG